A window of Adhaeribacter arboris genomic DNA:
TTTATCTTCAGCAGGATCATCCTGGCTCTTTACTAAAGCATCGGGAATTGAAAAAATAGTAACTACCTCCAGGCTACCTGAATAATTTACGGCAAAGGATATTTTTTTTCCGGTAGAAACTTGGGTGGTTCTATCGGGAGGCCCTGAAATAGGGTACGTAGTTATTACTAACTCTTTCGTTTGGGCGAGGAGAAACTGGGGTAATAGTAAATATAGAAACAATAATTTTTTCATAAAAATTAGCTCTGGCATCCCTCTTCAGGGTAGTGTCTTTTTTAATGATCTAATTTGGATAGTTGCGCTTGGATATTCTTGACTTTTCCGGGTTCCCAATATTTCCGGGCATAGTCGGTGAAATAGCGGTGTTTGATCAGGAAATCTAAGTTTTGCTGATTCCAATCCTGATCCGAATAACTTTTTAGCAGGTAAATTAGGCTCTCCTGGCGTAATTCTGACTGGGCTGTTTCATAATCGGTCGAGGATAAATGATATAAGTCCGAATCACAAATAATTTCTTCTAAAAGATTCTTGGGAGTTTGTGGGTACCGGGTTGCTGCTATGCACGCTAAAACCCTTTTAGCTTTTTCCTCTCCCCATCCTTGATTTAACAGAAAAGCCTGGGCTATTCCTTTACTCACCTCTTCATGTCCCGTATATTGGGTGCAATAACCAGTATCATGAAACCAACAAGCTAACAGTACTATTTCGGTTTCCGAATCCGAGAGCGACATCTCTCGGATTAATTCTCGGGCTGCCAGCACGACTGTTTGTGTATGTTCATAGTTGTGAAAAAACAGATTAGCGAACAATGGGCTGGCAAAAAGTTTAGTAACAAATGAAGCGGCCTCCTCTATTATTGCGGAAAACGTATAATTTTCTGAACTTGGATAGTGCATTAATTTTCAATCATCTTTCTAACAATCTCCAAAATCGCATCACTGGCGGGTAAACAGAAGTTGCAAAAGCCTGGTAATGGCTTGGGCCTGTTTTAATTGCCAGGAAATTATTAATTAAACTTTCGACTAAAGGACTTTAGAGATTTTGAATTAATTTTGAATTTTATGAGTCCTTATGCGACTTACTAAAGGGGAAGAATCACCTAATTTACTTTTCCATTTAATCCGGTGGGTGAAAGGTATTTTTGAAGAGGTAGTTTTCTCTTTTCGGGCTATTCCAAAATTATTCAAAATTGGGTAATTAAATTAGGCCTATGAAGATTTTGATTATTGAGGACGAAGAAGAGTTGGCCCAAAATATTGCGGATTATTTAACTACTGAAAATTACCTCTGTGAGTACGCGGCGACTTTTTCGCAAGCCTTGGATAAAATTACCAGTTACACTTACGATTGTATCTTGCTGGATTTAATGCTGCCGGGTGGGGATGGAATAAAATTGTTAGAAGAACTAAAACGGCAGCATAAGCAAGACGGCGTTATTATTACTTCCGCTAAAAATTCTATTTCGGATAAAATAACCGGTTTACAATTAGGGGCCGATGATTATTTAGCCAAACCTTTTCATCTATCAGAACTAGCCGCCCGAATTTATTCTATCATTCGTCGCCGGCAGTTTGGGAATGCTAATGTTATTCAGTTGAAGGAACTGGAAATTAATTTATTGGCCAAAACCGTTAGCGTAAACCACGAGCCGTTAAACCTAACGAAAAAGGAGTTTGACTTACTTTTATTTTTCATTGGCAATAAAAACCGGGTAATCTCCCGAAGCGCTTTGGCCGAGCATTTATCGGGCGACCTAGCCGACATGTTAGACAACCATGATTTTGTGTATGCCCACATTAAAAATTTAAAAAGGAAACTTACCGAAGCGGGTTGTGACCAATACCTGAAAACAGTTTATGGAATGGGGTATAAATGGGAAATATGAGTAAATTATTAAACAAGCCCCTTAAAGCATTTACTATTTATGCTTTGTTTGTTTTAGCTGCCAGTATTCCGGTTTATTTATTTATCGTGGATTCTATCTGGTTAACCGAATTAGATGAGCATAACCAGATTGTACGGGAAAGAATTGAACACCGTTTGAAAACGATAAACTTTACGGATGCTGCCTTCGAGCAAAGTTTAGCCTTATGGAACCAAATACAGCCAGGAACCAGCTTAAAACCAGCTACCACCAGCGAAATAAAGCCCGACCAGCACTATACCATAAGAAGGCAAAATGAATTTAACCAGGAAAGGGATCGGTTTCGTTGCTTATCGGTTTATCTCCAGGTAAAAGGAAAGCCTTACCACTTACTAGTGGAAACGAACGTGGAAGAAACGGAAGAAACCATGCTGGCTATTGCCACTGTAACCCTTCTTTTCTTCTTACTACTCATGGGCGGGTTTATATTTTTAAACCACAAAATATCTCAAAGTATTTGGCAGCCGTTTCAGAAAACTCTGGAACAGTTAAAAACTTTTGACCTGAACAGCCAATGTAATATTGAGTTTGGGCAAACGAATATCCAGGAGTTTACCGAATTAAATCAAGCCCTTAATAAACTAATAGAAAAGAACATATCGGTTTACCGGCAGCAAAAAGAATTTACCGAAAATGCTTCGCATGAGCTACAAACGCCTTTAGCCTTAATAAAATCGAAGCTGGATTTAATGCTGCAAAATGAATTGTTAACCGAAGAACAAGCCCACATAATTGAATCGATCAATATACCTTTAGCCCGGGTTTCCCGGATAAATAAAAATTTATTATTGCTCGCCAAAATTGAAAACTACCAGTTCGACGAAAATGAAGCGGTTGATCTGAATCAGTTATTGCAACAAAACCTGGACTTACTGATGGAGCATATGGAGGGGAAAGGTTTAACCGTGGAAAATCAGTTGCGGGAAAATATTATATTAAAAACAAATAAGAGTTTACTGGAAATTTTATTGACCAATTTACTGCTAAATGCTATCCGGCACACCCCAAGGAATGGAAAAATTAAGGTAGAACAAGCTATTGGCGAACTAAAGATTTGGAATACGGGTGAAAAACCCCTGAATTCGGGAAACTTGTTCAAGCGTTTTATTTCTTCTTCTATGGAAGCTCCCAGCAGCGGCCTGGGTTTGGCTATTGTCCAGCAAATCTGTCATCAGTACCACTGGTCTATCCGTTATATGTTCCAGCAAGGCGGCCATCTTTTCGTCATCAGATTTTAAGGTTCATAACTTCGGTCTTGCCCAGAAATAGCTTTGTCTCGTCCTGATGAAATTGATTGACCAACCAACTTTTCTCAGAAAACGACGGTGGCTGTTGCACAACCCCTTGATTGAAGTTAATCGTTGAAGAAGGATAGGACTATTTTTTAAGGTTATGCAAGGCAGAAAGGTTTTGGAAGATGAAAAGGCGTTGCTTTTTTCGCTCTCGGCACATGTACCAGAACACAACTTCTATCGCCGCTTGAAACAGCAGTTGAATTTGGATTTTCTCTACGAGCTTACCCAACCTTACTACGGACGATGTGGTCAGCAGTCGATCGATCCGGTAGTCTTCTTTAAGCTCTGCTTGGTGGGTTACCTGGAGAATATTGTTTCCGACCGCCAACTGATCGAGCACTGTAGCCTCCGACTAGATCTGCTTTACTTTTTAGACTACCAAATAGATGAGCCCTTGCCCTGGCACTCCACGGTTTCTCGTACTCGGCAGCTTTACCCGGAGAAGTTGTTTGAGCTACTGTTTGATAGAGTCTTTCGCTTATGTGTCGAGAAAGGCATGGTAGCCGGTCATCGGCAGGCGATTGACTCCGCCCCCATTAAGGCCAATGCTTCGATGGATAGCCTGCTTTTAAAACAATCACCCGAGTCGGTGAAAAAGCACTTAACGAAGGTTATCCTCGAGAATGAAGCGGTAGTAAAGAAGTCCAACCAGAATAAAGAGGGAAAGCCAGAACAGTTCCTCTCGGCTCCGGAGTACCAGTTAAGAAAACTGGAAAAGCACCAAGATCAGCTGAAAGCATCTCCCAAAGGCTTAGGCGGTAAGCACGAGAAGGCCCGCCTGGTCAGCAATAAAACGCACTACAGTTCCACCGATCCGGATGCCCGCATATCGGTCAAACCGGGCAAAGCCAGACAACTTAACTATTATTGCAGCCTGGCGGTGGATACAGCCAAAGGCGTTATCAGCCATGTTCAAGCGGATTTGGCTGATGGGCGGGACAGCCAATATTTGCCGGCTATCACGCTGAGATTGCAGCGACGGCTACTAGATAATGAACTACGTCTAAAGGAACTGCTAGCGGATGGTGGCTATTCTAACGGTAGCAACTACGCCTTTTTAGAGCAAAGAAAGATAACGGGCTGGATACCCGTATTTGGCCAGTACAAGTCCGAGATAGAAGGTTTTCCTTATGACCAACAAGCTGACTATTTCACCTGTCCGACCGGGAAGATACTCGCCTTTAAGACCTATGACACCAATGCGGAGGGAGGTTTGCTAAAAATCTACCGGGCTACCTACCAGGACTGTAAACATTGCCCGCTCAAATCTTCTTGCGTTCCCAAAAGCCAATGCCGCCAAATCACCCGTACTGCATACGATTCGGAATATCGACGAGCATTAGAAAGACAGCAAAGTAGAAAAGGTAAACGGATGAAGCGAGTTCGACAAAGCACGGTAGAGCCGGTCTTCGGCAGCTTAATTCATTACTATGGTCTCCGGAAAATAGGAGTGCGGGGTAAAGCCGGGGCTCACAAGGTGATGCTGCTGGCCACCACTGCTTTTAACTTGAAGAAATATCTGAAGTTTAAACCGGTGAAAGCGGTCAGCCAAGCTTTGGCACTTCAAAAGAATCAAGAATCTGCTTTTAGCAGCTATTCTTTTGCTTTTACTAAGCTGTTTTTCCACTAAGAGAGCACTATTAGGAGCAGCATTGAGTTCAGATAGGGAAATAGGACGCGGCTCAAAAGGGAGTTGTGCAACAGCCACGACGGGATAAGGAGATGGAAAAAAGGCTTGACAACCCTTGGCTTATTAGCAATTTATCTACCTGATAATGCCATCTCCTGAATTAAAGTTAATTTTTGAATTACGAGATGAGTTATAGCTTTAATAATAACTCTATCAGGCCGAGTCTTTGATTTAAGTCAACGCTGTATTTAAGATAATCAGTAGCGAAGAGAGCCATCACCGAGACAAACCGAAAGAAACAACACCTGAGCCTAAAACGGACTCCAACCACTGCTAAACGAATGATTGTAGCCGTACGTCTACTCAGATTTCGTGTCCAGGCTGTAGAAAATAGGCTTTACACCCGATACCCTAATCGTTCCCTTACCCGGGCTAGTACTCCCGAGCCAATCTCCCGGGCTTTAGCGGCTCCTTCGGCTAGTTTCTGATCTATTTCGGACAAATTATTCATGTAATAAGTAAATAGCTCCCGTTCCTGCTTAAACTTACGCATAATCAATTCAAACAAAGCCTGTTTCGCGTGGCCGTAACCATAATTACCGGCAAGATAATTTTGGCGCATGGTTTCCGTTTCTTCCGGCGAGGCCAACAAAGAATAAAGCGCAAAGGTAGTGTCCTGTTCGGGTACTTTCGGTTCCTCCAGCGTTTTACTATCCGATATAATAGACATTACCGTTTTTCGCAAAGCTTTATCCTCCACAAAAATATCAATAATGTTACCGTAAGATTTACTCATTTTCGTACCGTCCGTACCCGGTACCGTCATTACTGCTTCGTCTATTTTAGCTTGGGGTACCACAAAAGTTTCGCCGTAGGTGTTGTTAAAGGCAGTAGCAATGTCGCGGGCTATTTCCAGGTGTTGCATTTGGTCTTTCCCGACCGGCACAAATTCGGCGTCGTACAAAATAATATCGGCGGTCATCAAAACCGGATAGATAAACAAACCAGCGTTTACATCCGATAAACGGTCTGATTTATCTTTGAAAGAATGGGCGTTGGCCAGCATCGGATACGGCGTCAGGCAGCTCAGGTACCAGGTAAGTTCGGTAACTTCGGGCACATCTGATTGCCGGTAAAAAATATTGCGATGGGTATCAAACCCAAAGGCTAACCAAGCCGCCGCTACCGCATACGTGTTTTGGCGTAATAGCTGGGCATCGCGCACGGTAGTGAGCGAGTGCATATCCGCGATAAAGTAAAGTGAATCGTTGGCAGAATTTTTAGAAAGTTCAATTGCCGGGATAATGGCACCTAACAAATTGCCTAAATGGGGTCGTCCCGAGCTTTGAATGCCAGTTAAGATACGCGACATACTAAAATTGATTTTTTGGCAAGATAGTTATTCTAGTCCACAGACCATAGTCGATAGTCCACGGAAAACCTATAAATTGTTTTTAGACCATAGCCCACAGGCGACAGTCCCTAGAATGTTATAAGTAAATTGTTGAATTTTTAAAATGTTGCTTGAAAGTACGTACAAAGTATAACTTAAAACCTAAAACGAAACACAACTTTTCAACTTTCAACCTGCAACTTACAACTGGCTTTCGTCCAGCACAGCTTCTTGCTGAATTTGTTCGGAAAGGTGGTTTCCAAGGTAGCGGTCAATACCAAAATGGGCCAGGTATAAAAGAGGAGTGAGCACTACTGCTACCACAAACTTATAAATGTAATTAATACTAGCTACCGCTAAAACTTGCTTCAGTTCCCAATTGCCAAACAAGTAAAAAGCCACAAATAAAACTACAACAGAATCCACCAGTTGTGAAATAAGAGTAGAGCCGGTAGCTCGCAGCCATATTTTACGGCTGCCCGTTACCCGCCGTAAATAATGAAAAACCGAAGCATCCAGAAATTGGGAAATTAAGAAAGCCGTTACCGAGCCAATAATAATGCCCGAACTTTGGCGAAAAATACTGTTGAAAGCATAGTTAATGTCAAAAGGGTTTCCGGCGGCATCTTTACCATTTACCTCTAACCAGAACGGAGCAGGAGGCAAAGCACCAATAACCGTAATTACTAAAAACATATATAAAATAAGCAGTACGGTAATAATGCTGATTTTTTTTACCCCTTCCTTGCCAAAATACTCGTTGATAATGTCGGTGCTGATAAACACCAGAGGCCAGATTACGGCGCCCGCCGTTAAATTAAAGTCTAGTTTAAAGCCGGATAGTACGGGAATCTGCGCGCCTGGTAACCCAAAGATAGCTTCCGCTGAAAATATTTTTACGCCAATTAACTCCGCTAACAAAGCATTGGCCAGAAAAATACTGCATAGTATCAAAAACAAGGTGTTTCTTTTACGCTGCGTAGTTAAAGCTAAATGACTCATAGTAAATTTTTGCCAGCTAAATTACACCAAGATTCAGAAATAAAAGATGGGTAAAGTTATTTTATAAATAAATAGCCAAATTATTCTTACGAAGAACTAAAAAGGTAGGATTTACTCCAGGATATTAATGGTTTTACCTTCGAGAGCTAATTGGGTGTTGTCGAAAATGGACTTTGCTTCGCGTAAAAGAGGAGTTAAATCGCGGTAACGCACCGAAAAATGACCTATTAGCAAACGCTTCACCTCGGCTTTTAACGCTAAGGTAGCCGCCTGAAGGGCCGTAGAGTGCATGGTGTAGGCTGCCTGTTCGCGGAGCTCGTCCAGAAAAGTAGCTTCGTGGTAAAGCAAATCAACCTGGCTGATGTACGGCAGGATATCCTCTTTGTAGCGGGTATCGGAACAGTAAGCGTACGAACGACTGCGATTAGGTTCGCTGGTTACATTGGCGTTAGCTACGAGTAAATTGCCGGCTTCGTCTAAAATATCTTCTCCCAATTTCAGGCGGACTAATTGAGCATGAGATAAAAAGCTGGGAAGTTTATCTTTAATTAAATGCCGCAATTTGGGTTTTTCCCGAAATAAAAAGCCGCAGCAATCTATCCGGTGCTGCATGGGCAAAGTATGAACCGTTATCGTTTTATCCTCAAATATCGGCGCGTGAACCGTAGTATTGAGTTCGTGAAAGGTAAGTTTAAAGCTTAACTGGGTATGAGAATACCGGAATTGAGTAGTGAGTATTTCGGCTAAACCCGGTGGACCAAATAAGTTTAAGGGTTGAGTTCGGTGTTGCAGGTGCATGGTGGAGAGCAGCCCAAATAACCCGAAAAAATGATC
This region includes:
- the trpS gene encoding tryptophan--tRNA ligase, whose translation is MSRILTGIQSSGRPHLGNLLGAIIPAIELSKNSANDSLYFIADMHSLTTVRDAQLLRQNTYAVAAAWLAFGFDTHRNIFYRQSDVPEVTELTWYLSCLTPYPMLANAHSFKDKSDRLSDVNAGLFIYPVLMTADIILYDAEFVPVGKDQMQHLEIARDIATAFNNTYGETFVVPQAKIDEAVMTVPGTDGTKMSKSYGNIIDIFVEDKALRKTVMSIISDSKTLEEPKVPEQDTTFALYSLLASPEETETMRQNYLAGNYGYGHAKQALFELIMRKFKQERELFTYYMNNLSEIDQKLAEGAAKAREIGSGVLARVRERLGYRV
- a CDS encoding IS1182 family transposase, which codes for MQGRKVLEDEKALLFSLSAHVPEHNFYRRLKQQLNLDFLYELTQPYYGRCGQQSIDPVVFFKLCLVGYLENIVSDRQLIEHCSLRLDLLYFLDYQIDEPLPWHSTVSRTRQLYPEKLFELLFDRVFRLCVEKGMVAGHRQAIDSAPIKANASMDSLLLKQSPESVKKHLTKVILENEAVVKKSNQNKEGKPEQFLSAPEYQLRKLEKHQDQLKASPKGLGGKHEKARLVSNKTHYSSTDPDARISVKPGKARQLNYYCSLAVDTAKGVISHVQADLADGRDSQYLPAITLRLQRRLLDNELRLKELLADGGYSNGSNYAFLEQRKITGWIPVFGQYKSEIEGFPYDQQADYFTCPTGKILAFKTYDTNAEGGLLKIYRATYQDCKHCPLKSSCVPKSQCRQITRTAYDSEYRRALERQQSRKGKRMKRVRQSTVEPVFGSLIHYYGLRKIGVRGKAGAHKVMLLATTAFNLKKYLKFKPVKAVSQALALQKNQESAFSSYSFAFTKLFFH
- a CDS encoding sensor histidine kinase translates to MSKLLNKPLKAFTIYALFVLAASIPVYLFIVDSIWLTELDEHNQIVRERIEHRLKTINFTDAAFEQSLALWNQIQPGTSLKPATTSEIKPDQHYTIRRQNEFNQERDRFRCLSVYLQVKGKPYHLLVETNVEETEETMLAIATVTLLFFLLLMGGFIFLNHKISQSIWQPFQKTLEQLKTFDLNSQCNIEFGQTNIQEFTELNQALNKLIEKNISVYRQQKEFTENASHELQTPLALIKSKLDLMLQNELLTEEQAHIIESINIPLARVSRINKNLLLLAKIENYQFDENEAVDLNQLLQQNLDLLMEHMEGKGLTVENQLRENIILKTNKSLLEILLTNLLLNAIRHTPRNGKIKVEQAIGELKIWNTGEKPLNSGNLFKRFISSSMEAPSSGLGLAIVQQICHQYHWSIRYMFQQGGHLFVIRF
- a CDS encoding queuosine precursor transporter, with the translated sequence MSHLALTTQRKRNTLFLILCSIFLANALLAELIGVKIFSAEAIFGLPGAQIPVLSGFKLDFNLTAGAVIWPLVFISTDIINEYFGKEGVKKISIITVLLILYMFLVITVIGALPPAPFWLEVNGKDAAGNPFDINYAFNSIFRQSSGIIIGSVTAFLISQFLDASVFHYLRRVTGSRKIWLRATGSTLISQLVDSVVVLFVAFYLFGNWELKQVLAVASINYIYKFVVAVVLTPLLYLAHFGIDRYLGNHLSEQIQQEAVLDESQL
- a CDS encoding ribonuclease Z; its protein translation is MEFELKILGSSSATPSPDRHHTAQVLTIGNQIHLIDCGENAQMQLMRYKVKHQRISNIFISHLHGDHFFGLFGLLSTMHLQHRTQPLNLFGPPGLAEILTTQFRYSHTQLSFKLTFHELNTTVHAPIFEDKTITVHTLPMQHRIDCCGFLFREKPKLRHLIKDKLPSFLSHAQLVRLKLGEDILDEAGNLLVANANVTSEPNRSRSYAYCSDTRYKEDILPYISQVDLLYHEATFLDELREQAAYTMHSTALQAATLALKAEVKRLLIGHFSVRYRDLTPLLREAKSIFDNTQLALEGKTINILE
- a CDS encoding HD domain-containing protein — encoded protein: MHYPSSENYTFSAIIEEAASFVTKLFASPLFANLFFHNYEHTQTVVLAARELIREMSLSDSETEIVLLACWFHDTGYCTQYTGHEEVSKGIAQAFLLNQGWGEEKAKRVLACIAATRYPQTPKNLLEEIICDSDLYHLSSTDYETAQSELRQESLIYLLKSYSDQDWNQQNLDFLIKHRYFTDYARKYWEPGKVKNIQAQLSKLDH
- a CDS encoding response regulator transcription factor, which codes for MKILIIEDEEELAQNIADYLTTENYLCEYAATFSQALDKITSYTYDCILLDLMLPGGDGIKLLEELKRQHKQDGVIITSAKNSISDKITGLQLGADDYLAKPFHLSELAARIYSIIRRRQFGNANVIQLKELEINLLAKTVSVNHEPLNLTKKEFDLLLFFIGNKNRVISRSALAEHLSGDLADMLDNHDFVYAHIKNLKRKLTEAGCDQYLKTVYGMGYKWEI